A genomic stretch from Solanum stenotomum isolate F172 chromosome 8, ASM1918654v1, whole genome shotgun sequence includes:
- the LOC125873491 gene encoding GDSL esterase/lipase 5-like has protein sequence MALISSLCIFVLVAHFATPIVCTRSPINQTPALFVFGDSIFDPGNNNYINTTASFQANYLPYGESFFKDPTGRTSNGRLIPDFIGIFIRALSIQWEVIDLQTQLKNFRNVTQLLKNKVGETESKQIISNAVYIFSTGTNDFTPLVTNSTFPNSDTGYLQMIMGNLTSVLKGVYEEGGRKFVMLNLAPLGCLPSVRNLNLQKGVTNGSCMEEATNLAKMFNSALPEMLKKLEKQLPGFKYTIFNFFKVVADSIDNPTKYGFKISETTCCGMGPFRGILSCGGKRQVKEYEVCKNVKDYLFFDSSHPSEQAYQKYTELLWNGTPDVVAPYNLKSFFKLST, from the exons ATGGCTTTGATCTCAAGTTTGTGCATCTTTGTTTTGGTTGCACATTTTGCCACCCCAATTGTGTGTACTCGCAGCCCTATTAATCAAACACCTGCCCTGTTCGTGTTCGGTGATTCAATTTTTGATCCTGGAAATAATAATTACATCAACACCACTGCTAGCTTCCAAGCAAATTATTTGCCGTATGGAGAATCATTCTTCAAGGACCCTACTGGAAGGACCTCCAATGGACGCCTCATTCCTGATTTTATCGGTATATTTATTCGCGCTTTGTCAATTCAATGGGAG GTTATAGATCTTCAAACTCAGTTGAAAAATTTCCGAAACGTGACACAACTGTTGAAGAATAAAGTGGGTGAAACAGAGTCCAAACAGATTATCTCCAATGCTGTATATATTTTTAGCACTGGCACAAATGATTTTACACCTTTAGTAACAAATTCGACTTTTCCAAATTCCGATACAGGATATCTACAGATGATTATGGGAAATTTGACTTCTGTTTTAAAG GGAGTTTACGAGGAAGGAGGGAGAAAGTTTGTGATGCTTAATTTGGCTCCATTGGGTTGTCTCCCTTCTGTTAGGAATCTCAATCTTCAAAAAGGAGTCACAAATGGGAGTTGCATGGAGGAGGCCACAAACTTGGCGAAAATGTTTAATTCAGCTCTCCCAGAAATGCTCAAAAAACTAGAGAAACAATTGCCTGGATTTAAGTATACAATATTCAACTTCTTCAAAGTAGTTGCAGATAGCATTGATAATCCAACAAAATACG GTTTTAAGATATCAGAGACGACTTGTTGTGGAATGGGTCCATTTCGAGGGATTCTTAGTTGTGGAGGGAAGAGGCAGGTAAAAGAGTACGAGGTATGTAAGAATGTGAAAGATTACTTGTTTTTCGACTCTTCTCATCCCTCTGAGCAGGCCTACCAAAAATACACGGAATTACTGTGGAATGGAACTCCAGACGTTGTAGCACCTTACAATCTAAAATCCTTTTTTAAACTTTCAACATAA